One segment of Daphnia magna isolate NIES linkage group LG2, ASM2063170v1.1, whole genome shotgun sequence DNA contains the following:
- the LOC116916765 gene encoding adhesive plaque matrix protein → MKVFIFAVLIAVVAGQAYKPSNYPAASYKPEYPAPGYRPSYPAPYKPAYPPPAYKPEYPSYKPEYPAPAYPSKSYDYPPMPYKFEWAVKDDYTYNDYAHEETSDDKGQVTGSYRTLLPDGRTQVVNYKADDYTGYIADVKYEGEAKYPSEYKPAYKPGYPAPAYKPAYPEPAYKPAYPEPAYKPAYPEPAYKPSYGAPAYKPSYPAPAYKPAYPPAKYPAYPAPKYPAKYQ, encoded by the exons ATGAAA GTTTTCATTTTCGCCGTATTGATCGCTGTGGTAGCAGGACAGGCTTACAAGCCATCAAACTATCCTGCAGCATCTTACAAGCCGGAGTATCCAGCACCAGGTTACAGACCATCATACCCTGCTCCATACAAACCGGCGTATCCTCCACCTGCCTACAAGCCTGAATACCCGTCTTACAAACCAGAGTACCCTGCTCCAGCCTACCCATCAAAAAGCTACGATTAC CCCCCAATGCCGTACAAGTTCGAATGGGCCGTTAAGGACGATTACACTTACAACGATTACGCCCATGAAGAGACCAGTGATGACAAGGGTCAAGTAACCGGCTCTTATCGCACTCTCCTTCCCGATGGCCGCACTCAAGTTGTCAACTACAAAGCGGATGACTACACTGGATACATTGCTGATGTCAAGTACGAGGGAGAAGCCAAGTACCCTTCTGAATATAAACCAGCTTACAAGCCTGGCTACCCCGCTCCGGCTTACAAACCTGCCTACCCCGAGCCAGCGTACAAGCCTGCCTACCCTGAGCCAGCGTACAAGCCTGCCTACCCTGAGCCAGCATACAAACCTTCATATGGAGCCCCAGCTTACAAGCCTTCGTATCCTGCTCCAGCTTACAAACCCGCTTATCCACCAGCCAAGTATCCAGCCTATCCGGCTCCCAAGTACCCCGCCAAGTATCAGTAG